The following are from one region of the Rhinoraja longicauda isolate Sanriku21f chromosome 33, sRhiLon1.1, whole genome shotgun sequence genome:
- the LOC144608955 gene encoding complement C1q tumor necrosis factor-related protein 3-like, whose product MRNLLYLILFYCIYQSSTLDNDLEDWQETPDKEMDVKPLNQAEMPNPKDKNGPCEGKKVMFDVELGLHIHVTKPTESILFDKVNVNIENAYNQSTGKFKTPVNGIYFFSFSSLPYKDAETDVVLMKNGKTVRNIHSSLTCFSSQLAVQNAILKLKIGDSVWVKLENGKLWSRDGSISFLGFLISPM is encoded by the exons ATG agaaACCTGCTGTATTTGATCCTCTTTTACTGTATCTATCAATCGAGCACTTTGGACAATGATCTGGAAGATTGGCAG GAAACACCTGATAAAGAAATGGATGTGAAACCACTGAACCAGGCTGAAATGCCAAATCCCAAAGACAAAAATGGTCCGTGTGAAG GCAAGAAAGTGATGTTTGATGTAGAGCTAGGCTTACATATTCATGTAAcaaagcccacagagtccattctGTTTGATAAGGTCAATGTCAACATTGAAAACGCATACAACCAGAGCACTGGGAAGTTCAAAACCCCTGTGAATGGTATATACTTCTTCAGTTTTTCTTCTCTGCCATACAAAGATGCTGAGACTGATGTGGTCCTGATGAAGAACGGAAAAACAGTCAGAAACATCCACAGCTCGCTGACATGTTTCAGCAGCCAATTGGCTGTCCAGAATGCCATATTGAAACTCAAGATAGGAGATTCTGTGTGGGTCAAACTTGAAAATGGAAAACTCTGGAGCCGGGATGGATCGATCAGTTTCCTGGGATTTCTGATAAGTCCTATGTAG